The Streptomyces sp. NBC_01689 genome includes a window with the following:
- a CDS encoding menaquinone biosynthetic enzyme MqnA/MqnD family protein has protein sequence MTEPLVAEPSSALRTKRRRPRVGHIEFLNCLPLFWGLARTGSLLDLDLRTDSPDGLNQALAAGDLDIGPISLVEFLRHADDLVALPDIAVGSDGDVMSCLILSQVPLEQLDGERVALGSTSRTSVRLARLLLEEKVGVRPEYVVRPPDLRTMLSEARAAVIIGDVALSAALHEAPGLGLQVHDLGRMWKEWTGLPFVFAVFAARRDFLAREPALVRQVHADLLASRDLSLREVTEVSEQASQWEEFDAGTLERYYTEALDFRLGAEQLAGIREFARRVGGAAEGFPADVAVRLLDTDSP, from the coding sequence ATGACCGAACCACTCGTCGCAGAACCGTCGTCGGCGCTGCGCACCAAACGTCGCCGCCCCCGAGTCGGGCACATCGAGTTCCTCAACTGCCTGCCGCTGTTCTGGGGGCTGGCCCGTACCGGCAGCCTGCTCGACCTGGATCTGCGCACGGACAGCCCGGACGGCCTCAACCAGGCGCTGGCCGCCGGTGATCTGGACATCGGGCCCATCAGCCTGGTCGAGTTCCTGCGGCACGCCGACGATCTGGTGGCCCTGCCGGACATCGCGGTGGGCAGCGACGGCGACGTCATGTCGTGCTTGATCCTCAGTCAGGTGCCGCTGGAGCAGCTGGACGGCGAGCGGGTCGCGCTGGGTTCGACCAGCCGGACCTCGGTGCGGCTGGCCCGGCTGCTGCTGGAGGAGAAGGTAGGTGTCCGTCCCGAGTACGTGGTGCGGCCGCCTGACCTGCGCACGATGCTGTCCGAGGCCCGCGCGGCGGTCATCATCGGTGACGTGGCGCTCAGTGCCGCGCTGCACGAGGCTCCCGGACTCGGCCTCCAGGTCCACGACCTGGGCCGGATGTGGAAGGAGTGGACCGGCCTCCCGTTCGTGTTCGCCGTGTTCGCGGCGCGCCGCGACTTCCTCGCCCGCGAACCCGCTCTGGTCCGCCAGGTCCATGCCGATCTGCTGGCCTCCCGGGACCTGTCGTTGCGCGAGGTGACCGAGGTGAGCGAACAGGCCTCCCAGTGGGAGGAGTTCGACGCCGGAACGCTGGAGCGGTACTACACGGAGGCGCTCGACTTCCGGCTCGGCGCCGAACAGCTGGCCGGTATCCGGGAGTTCGCCCGCCGGGTCGGCGGTGCGGCGGAGGGCTTCCCCGCCGACGTGGCCGTGCGCCTGCTGGACACCGACTCTCCGTGA
- the mqnE gene encoding aminofutalosine synthase MqnE, giving the protein MDAGLKRELEEKVYSGERLSREDGIALYESDELAWLGELAHHARTVKNGDVVHFNVNRHLNMTNVCTASCAYCSFQRKPGEMDAYTMRIEEAVRLAKTMESEHLSELHIVNGLHPTLPWRYYPRSLRELKKALPNVSIKAFTATEIHHFETISGLPASEVLDELIDAGLESLTGGGAEIFDWEVRQHIVDHRTHWEDWSRIHRLAHSKGLKTPCTMLYGHIEEPRHRVDHVLRLRELQDETGGFQVFIPLRYQHDFVDMKDGKVRNKLQARTQMATGTEALKIFAVSRLLFDNVPHVKVFWVMHGLHTAQLALQHGADDMDGSVVEYKITHDADNYGTPNKLTREDLLDLIRDAGFRPVERNTRYEIIREYDGPDRTRRDEPQPMRV; this is encoded by the coding sequence ATGGACGCAGGGCTCAAGCGTGAGCTGGAGGAGAAGGTCTACTCCGGTGAACGGCTGTCCCGCGAGGACGGCATCGCGTTGTACGAGTCGGACGAGCTGGCCTGGCTGGGCGAGCTCGCGCACCATGCGCGCACGGTCAAGAACGGTGACGTGGTCCACTTCAACGTCAACCGTCACCTCAACATGACGAACGTGTGCACCGCGTCGTGCGCCTACTGCTCGTTCCAGCGCAAGCCGGGCGAGATGGACGCGTACACGATGCGCATCGAGGAGGCGGTCCGTCTCGCCAAGACGATGGAGAGCGAGCATCTCTCGGAGCTGCACATCGTCAACGGGCTGCACCCGACGCTTCCTTGGCGTTACTACCCGCGTTCGCTGCGGGAGCTGAAGAAGGCGCTGCCGAACGTGTCGATCAAGGCGTTCACGGCGACGGAGATCCATCACTTCGAGACGATCTCCGGGCTGCCCGCCTCGGAGGTCCTGGACGAGCTGATCGACGCCGGTCTGGAGTCGCTGACCGGTGGCGGCGCGGAGATCTTCGACTGGGAGGTGCGTCAGCACATCGTCGACCACCGCACCCACTGGGAGGACTGGTCGCGCATCCACCGTCTGGCGCACTCCAAGGGCCTCAAGACGCCGTGCACCATGCTGTACGGGCACATCGAGGAGCCCCGCCACCGGGTCGACCACGTCCTGAGGCTGCGTGAGCTGCAGGACGAGACCGGCGGTTTCCAGGTCTTCATCCCGCTGCGCTACCAGCACGACTTCGTGGACATGAAGGACGGCAAGGTCCGCAACAAGCTGCAGGCGCGCACCCAGATGGCGACCGGCACCGAGGCGCTGAAGATCTTCGCGGTCTCCCGGCTGCTGTTCGACAACGTCCCGCACGTCAAGGTCTTCTGGGTCATGCACGGTCTGCACACCGCGCAGCTCGCCCTGCAGCACGGCGCGGACGACATGGACGGCTCGGTCGTCGAGTACAAGATCACGCACGACGCGGACAACTACGGCACCCCGAACAAGCTGACCCGCGAGGACCTGCTCGACCTGATCCGCGACGCCGGCTTCCGTCCCGTGGAGCGCAACACCCGCTACGAGATCATCCGCGAGTACGACGGTCCGGACCGCACCCGCCGCGACGAGCCGCAGCCGATGCGTGTCTGA
- a CDS encoding AMP-binding protein, translated as MFRADLVRPLHELLAEHAERRPRQPAFRDAHRSVTYAELALRTARVAGHLAELGLQRGARAVIYLPNRVETVESYLAITRASAVGVPLNPQSTDAELSFLLDDCAARMVITGVAQLPQVRRVLVDRPGVAVVVVPDPSGPGEDHGLPRYETLATTWSIRHPPRDDLGLDEPAWMLYTSGTTGRPKGVVSTQRSSLWATGACTAPVLGLSPEDRVLWPMPLFHAVAHNVCVLGVVAVGATARITDGLAADEILRTAREERSTFLVGVPTMYHHMVEQARSDGFDALADLRLCMVAGSSCPVSLHESFRAAFGLPLLDSYGSTETGGAITTNLPQGPYVPGSCGLPVPGLTLRLTDPRTGEEVPGGAEGEVWVSSPALMLGYHRQEEATASVLSDGWYRTGDIAWQDGAGYVTISGRLKELIIRGGENIHPGEIEKVLGRVEGVADAAVGALPHDTLGEVPVAYLVRGPGGIDTETVLAACRAELSAFKLPEELYEVDEIPRNPAGKIARKRLAGLPGRLLWRRAQTAERSSRVYEGALELGLVDGAHPLLQAAIELPGGDGVLFAGRLEGGGNTVPASRTVAGRAVVAPAVLTELVLHAGEHVGCGHLVELSTGEPLVLPERDGVQLRVSVGAAGDEGLRPVTVHARRDGEGAAGRPWTRHASGTLAPGLPGPDDPGEPAVWPPAGSRRVPFEELPSDPGDGVPRELRTVWRRDGELFAEVALPDDSREQGALFGLHPALLDAVVRPLLLHTRVDPSVQAPAPDADGLWWPDSWHGVTLYASGASVLRVRVRPRPDGGFGIEAADAAGDPVLSVESVASGGLARSAPARASALQQDGLFTQVWDDVRLTPAARHGDERWAVVGDDPLRVRAGLMAAGRYSETYPDLGTLAKAVSDGGAPPHVVVVSPAPGAGSGAEAADAVRGAVREGLEWARRWGDPLFADSRLVVVTRGAVPAGEDAAVPDLPAAALWGLVGAAQDRAPGRFVLVDTDASKRAWRVLPDAVASGEPRLALRGRTVRVPRLARVGPGTGSPVPAPRGTGPLLVVRAGAAAPVGRLSAGLGSREVLLADTAGPEAAAGAEVPGASVAGWDAADPVASVRPLRAAGPSAVLFAAAVHLASEGPDGDVDAVLRPVVDTALALGDGLAAGDVDTFVLSSPGPSPAAPGLVAEAAGAFLDAWAVRLRAAGVPAVSVRGADLASGEALDLFDAARSLGLPAVVAARTPLGGTGSPGPLTGSAALRRGLVRGAGRRVARDAVTDPSGLRHRLAALSDAEQEQSLIDLVCGHFAASLGLSGGAQVPPDGETRELGFDSLTALTARNALVEATGLPLSAAVVFDFATPAGLARHLKKELLAR; from the coding sequence ATGTTCCGTGCCGATCTCGTCCGGCCGCTGCACGAGCTGCTCGCCGAACACGCCGAGCGGCGGCCGCGGCAGCCCGCGTTCCGTGACGCGCACCGTTCGGTGACGTACGCCGAACTCGCCCTGCGTACCGCCCGGGTGGCCGGTCACCTCGCCGAACTGGGTCTGCAGCGCGGGGCGCGGGCCGTGATCTATCTGCCCAACCGGGTGGAGACGGTGGAGAGTTACCTGGCGATCACGCGGGCGAGCGCGGTCGGTGTGCCGCTCAACCCGCAGTCCACCGACGCCGAGCTGTCCTTCCTGCTGGACGACTGCGCGGCCCGCATGGTGATCACCGGGGTGGCCCAACTGCCGCAGGTGCGGCGGGTCCTGGTCGACCGTCCGGGGGTCGCGGTGGTGGTCGTCCCGGATCCCTCGGGCCCCGGCGAGGACCACGGCCTGCCGCGTTACGAGACGCTGGCGACGACCTGGTCGATACGTCATCCCCCGCGCGACGACCTGGGTCTGGACGAGCCGGCGTGGATGCTCTACACGTCCGGCACCACGGGCCGTCCCAAGGGCGTGGTCTCCACCCAGCGGTCGTCGCTGTGGGCGACCGGCGCCTGCACCGCCCCGGTCCTCGGGCTGTCGCCCGAGGACCGGGTGCTGTGGCCGATGCCGCTGTTCCACGCCGTCGCGCACAACGTGTGCGTGCTCGGGGTGGTGGCGGTCGGCGCGACGGCCCGGATCACCGACGGGCTGGCCGCGGACGAGATCCTGCGCACGGCCCGGGAGGAGCGCTCCACGTTCCTCGTCGGGGTGCCCACGATGTACCACCACATGGTCGAACAGGCCCGGTCCGACGGCTTCGACGCCCTGGCGGACCTCCGGCTGTGCATGGTCGCGGGCTCCTCCTGCCCGGTGTCGCTGCACGAGTCGTTCCGCGCCGCGTTCGGCCTGCCCCTGCTGGACAGTTACGGCAGCACCGAGACCGGCGGCGCGATCACCACCAACCTCCCCCAGGGCCCGTACGTGCCGGGCTCCTGCGGGCTGCCCGTGCCGGGGCTGACACTGCGCCTGACGGACCCCCGCACCGGGGAGGAGGTGCCCGGCGGCGCGGAGGGCGAGGTGTGGGTCTCCAGCCCCGCGCTGATGCTCGGCTACCACCGCCAGGAGGAGGCGACGGCCTCCGTGCTGAGCGACGGCTGGTACCGCACCGGCGACATCGCCTGGCAGGACGGGGCCGGATACGTCACGATCAGCGGCCGGCTGAAGGAACTCATCATCCGCGGCGGCGAGAACATCCACCCGGGCGAGATCGAGAAGGTGCTGGGCCGGGTGGAGGGCGTCGCGGACGCGGCCGTGGGCGCACTGCCGCACGACACGCTCGGCGAGGTGCCGGTGGCGTACCTGGTGCGCGGCCCGGGCGGCATCGACACGGAGACGGTCCTGGCCGCGTGCCGCGCGGAGCTGTCGGCGTTCAAGCTGCCCGAGGAGCTGTACGAGGTCGACGAGATCCCCCGCAACCCCGCCGGGAAGATCGCCCGCAAGCGGCTGGCCGGGCTGCCCGGCCGGCTGCTGTGGCGCCGGGCCCAGACGGCGGAGCGGTCCTCGCGGGTCTACGAAGGGGCCCTGGAACTCGGCCTGGTGGACGGTGCGCACCCGCTGCTGCAGGCCGCGATCGAGCTGCCCGGCGGGGACGGCGTGCTGTTCGCGGGCCGGCTCGAGGGCGGCGGGAACACGGTGCCGGCCTCGCGCACGGTGGCCGGCCGGGCCGTCGTGGCGCCCGCGGTCCTCACCGAACTGGTGCTGCACGCCGGGGAGCACGTCGGCTGCGGGCATCTGGTGGAACTGAGCACCGGGGAACCGCTGGTGCTGCCCGAGCGGGACGGCGTCCAGCTGCGGGTGAGTGTCGGGGCCGCCGGTGACGAGGGCCTGCGTCCCGTGACCGTGCACGCCCGGCGGGACGGCGAGGGCGCGGCCGGACGGCCCTGGACCCGGCACGCGTCCGGCACCCTCGCGCCCGGCCTGCCCGGCCCCGACGACCCGGGTGAGCCGGCCGTGTGGCCGCCCGCGGGGTCCCGGCGCGTCCCCTTCGAGGAGCTGCCGTCCGATCCCGGCGACGGCGTGCCGCGGGAGCTGCGGACGGTGTGGCGGCGCGACGGTGAGCTGTTCGCCGAGGTCGCGCTCCCCGACGACAGCCGGGAGCAGGGCGCCCTGTTCGGACTGCACCCGGCCCTGCTGGACGCGGTGGTACGGCCCCTGCTCCTGCACACCCGAGTGGATCCGTCGGTCCAGGCGCCCGCGCCGGACGCCGACGGCCTGTGGTGGCCGGACTCCTGGCACGGGGTGACGCTGTACGCCTCCGGGGCGTCGGTGCTGCGGGTACGGGTTCGGCCGCGCCCCGACGGCGGGTTCGGCATCGAGGCCGCCGACGCGGCCGGGGATCCCGTACTGAGCGTGGAGTCGGTGGCCTCCGGGGGGCTGGCCCGCTCCGCCCCGGCCCGGGCCTCGGCCCTTCAGCAGGACGGCCTGTTCACCCAGGTGTGGGACGACGTGCGGCTCACGCCGGCCGCGCGGCACGGGGACGAGCGGTGGGCGGTGGTCGGGGACGATCCGTTGCGGGTCCGTGCCGGCCTGATGGCCGCCGGGCGCTACTCGGAGACCTATCCGGACCTCGGCACCCTCGCGAAGGCCGTCTCGGACGGCGGCGCGCCGCCGCACGTCGTGGTCGTCTCCCCCGCCCCGGGCGCCGGGAGCGGGGCGGAGGCCGCGGACGCGGTGCGCGGCGCCGTGCGCGAAGGCCTGGAGTGGGCGCGCCGGTGGGGTGATCCGCTGTTCGCGGACAGCCGTCTGGTCGTGGTGACCCGCGGCGCGGTGCCCGCCGGGGAGGACGCCGCGGTGCCGGATCTGCCGGCCGCCGCCCTGTGGGGGCTGGTCGGCGCGGCGCAGGACCGGGCCCCCGGCCGTTTCGTCCTGGTCGACACGGACGCCTCCAAGCGGGCCTGGCGCGTCCTGCCGGACGCGGTGGCCTCGGGCGAGCCCCGGCTGGCGCTGCGCGGCCGTACGGTGCGGGTGCCGCGCCTCGCCCGCGTCGGGCCCGGGACCGGCTCGCCGGTGCCCGCCCCGCGCGGCACGGGCCCGCTGCTGGTGGTGCGGGCCGGGGCGGCCGCACCGGTCGGACGCCTGTCGGCCGGACTCGGCTCGCGTGAGGTGCTGCTGGCCGACACCGCGGGACCGGAGGCCGCCGCGGGGGCAGAGGTGCCGGGCGCGTCCGTGGCCGGGTGGGACGCGGCGGACCCGGTGGCGTCCGTGCGCCCGCTGCGGGCGGCCGGTCCTTCGGCCGTGCTGTTCGCGGCGGCCGTGCACCTCGCCTCCGAGGGCCCCGACGGCGATGTCGACGCGGTGCTGCGGCCGGTCGTCGACACCGCGCTCGCGCTCGGTGACGGGCTCGCGGCCGGGGACGTGGACACGTTCGTGCTCAGCTCCCCCGGCCCCTCGCCGGCCGCCCCCGGGCTGGTCGCCGAGGCCGCCGGCGCGTTCCTCGACGCGTGGGCGGTGCGGCTGCGGGCCGCCGGTGTGCCGGCCGTGTCGGTGCGCGGTGCCGATCTCGCCTCGGGTGAGGCCCTCGACCTCTTCGACGCGGCGCGCTCGCTGGGGCTGCCCGCGGTCGTCGCCGCGCGCACCCCGCTGGGCGGCACCGGTTCGCCCGGCCCGCTCACCGGCTCGGCCGCGCTGCGGCGCGGTCTGGTGCGCGGTGCGGGCCGCCGGGTGGCCCGTGACGCGGTGACGGACCCGTCCGGGCTGCGGCACCGGCTGGCGGCCCTGTCGGACGCGGAGCAGGAGCAGTCCCTCATCGACCTGGTGTGCGGGCACTTCGCCGCCTCCCTCGGACTCTCCGGCGGCGCCCAGGTGCCGCCGGACGGCGAGACCCGGGAGCTCGGCTTCGACTCGCTGACGGCGCTCACCGCGCGCAACGCGCTGGTCGAGGCGACCGGGCTGCCGCTGTCGGCGGCCGTGGTGTTCGACTTCGCCACGCCGGCCGGGCTCGCCCGCCATCTGAAGAAGGAGCTGCTCGCCCGCTGA
- a CDS encoding ferredoxin produces the protein MSEQTTGEQAFEVWIDHELCTGDGICAQYAPEVFELDVDGIAYVKDEDDELLQEPRATTRIPLELLPDVADSAKECPGECIHVRRVADSVEVWGPEAESA, from the coding sequence ATGTCCGAGCAGACGACCGGCGAGCAGGCCTTCGAGGTCTGGATCGACCATGAGCTGTGCACCGGTGACGGTATCTGTGCCCAGTACGCGCCCGAGGTGTTCGAACTGGACGTGGACGGCATCGCCTATGTGAAAGACGAGGACGACGAGCTCCTGCAGGAACCGCGTGCCACCACGCGGATCCCCCTGGAGCTTCTGCCGGACGTCGCCGACTCCGCCAAGGAGTGCCCCGGCGAGTGCATCCATGTGCGCCGTGTCGCCGACTCCGTCGAGGTGTGGGGTCCGGAGGCGGAGAGCGCCTGA
- a CDS encoding thioesterase II family protein, giving the protein MSPSPADDLWIRSFRPAPEAAERLVCFPHAGGSASFYLPVAAALSPAVDVVAVQYPGRQDRRHEPGLTSVAELADRVAEALRGRQDRPLTFFGHSMGAVVAFEVARRLERSGTGPVRLFASGRRAPSRTRDERVHTLGDDRLIAEIRALSGTDSRLLDDEELLRMVLPAIRNDYTAVETYLAAPDDTVRCPVTVLVGDDDPKTSLDEARAWEGHTLGGSTLQVFPGGHFYLTERAADVLAVLTEHFTATVARGA; this is encoded by the coding sequence ATGAGTCCAAGTCCCGCGGACGATCTGTGGATCCGCAGTTTCCGTCCCGCTCCCGAGGCGGCCGAGCGTCTGGTGTGCTTTCCGCACGCGGGGGGTTCCGCCAGTTTCTACCTGCCGGTCGCCGCGGCTCTCAGTCCCGCTGTCGACGTGGTCGCGGTGCAGTACCCGGGCCGGCAGGACCGGCGTCACGAGCCGGGTCTGACCTCGGTCGCCGAGCTCGCCGACCGGGTGGCCGAGGCCCTGCGGGGCCGGCAGGACCGGCCGTTGACGTTCTTCGGGCACAGCATGGGAGCGGTGGTCGCCTTCGAGGTGGCCCGGCGTCTGGAGCGGTCCGGGACCGGGCCGGTGCGGCTGTTCGCGTCGGGGCGCAGGGCGCCGTCGCGGACCCGGGACGAGCGGGTGCACACCCTCGGTGACGACCGGCTGATCGCCGAGATCCGTGCGCTCAGCGGTACCGACAGCCGGCTCCTCGACGACGAGGAGCTGCTGCGCATGGTGCTGCCGGCGATCCGTAACGATTACACGGCCGTCGAGACCTATCTGGCCGCGCCGGACGACACCGTGCGCTGCCCGGTGACGGTGCTGGTCGGCGACGACGACCCGAAGACCTCGCTGGACGAGGCGCGCGCCTGGGAGGGTCACACGCTCGGCGGCAGCACGCTGCAGGTGTTCCCCGGCGGTCACTTCTATCTCACCGAGCGGGCGGCGGACGTCCTCGCCGTCCTCACCGAGCACTTCACGGCGACGGTCGCCCGCGGGGCGTAG
- a CDS encoding ATP-binding cassette domain-containing protein — MPGAIHAEGLVKTFGKIRALDGVSLTVPEGTVLGLLGPNGAGKTTAVRVLTTLLRPDAGTATVAGHDVVRAPDLVRRSIGLSGQFAAVDDRLTGRENLRMIGELYGMRSGAARRRGEELLAQFELTGAADRVSTTYSGGMRRRLDLACALVVRPSVMFLDEPSVGLDPTSRLLLWEAIDRLVDAGTTLLLTTQYLEEADRLARDIAVVDQGRIIAQGTPRELKTRTSRQQIEIVVERAEQIAGAAALLGRFSTRAPDVDRARSLVSAPVDGGVHLLTEVIGALAGAGIEISDISLRQPTLDEVFLALTDPPRGDRSEPVMASAGASNEKE, encoded by the coding sequence ATGCCGGGCGCCATCCACGCTGAGGGCCTCGTCAAGACCTTCGGGAAGATCCGGGCTCTCGACGGAGTCAGTCTCACGGTCCCGGAGGGCACCGTGCTGGGTCTGCTGGGCCCCAACGGGGCGGGCAAGACCACCGCGGTCCGGGTGCTCACCACCCTGCTGCGCCCCGACGCGGGCACCGCCACGGTCGCGGGCCACGACGTGGTCCGCGCCCCGGACCTGGTACGCCGGTCGATCGGGCTGTCCGGTCAGTTCGCGGCCGTCGACGACCGGCTGACGGGCCGTGAGAACCTGCGCATGATCGGCGAGTTGTACGGCATGCGGAGCGGCGCGGCCCGGCGGCGGGGTGAGGAGCTGCTCGCGCAGTTCGAGCTGACCGGGGCCGCCGACCGGGTGTCCACCACGTACTCGGGCGGCATGCGCCGCCGGCTCGATCTGGCGTGCGCGCTGGTGGTGCGGCCGTCGGTGATGTTCCTCGACGAGCCGTCGGTGGGCCTCGACCCCACCAGCCGCCTGCTGCTGTGGGAGGCCATCGACCGGCTGGTCGACGCGGGCACCACCCTGCTGCTGACCACGCAGTACCTGGAGGAGGCCGACCGCCTCGCCCGGGACATCGCCGTCGTCGACCAGGGCCGGATCATCGCCCAGGGCACACCGCGCGAGCTCAAGACCCGCACCAGCCGGCAGCAGATCGAGATCGTCGTGGAGCGCGCCGAGCAGATCGCGGGCGCCGCCGCGCTGCTGGGCCGCTTCAGCACCCGCGCACCCGACGTGGACCGGGCCAGGTCACTGGTCTCCGCGCCGGTGGACGGCGGCGTGCACCTGCTGACCGAGGTCATCGGCGCCCTGGCCGGCGCCGGGATCGAGATCAGTGACATCAGCCTGCGCCAGCCCACCCTCGACGAGGTGTTCCTGGCCCTGACGGACCCGCCCCGCGGTGACCGGTCCGAGCCCGTGATGGCCTCGGCCGGCGCGTCGAACGAGAAGGAGTGA
- the mqnC gene encoding cyclic dehypoxanthinyl futalosine synthase, translated as MPRPTPSPLQSVLDRAAEGGRITPEEALDLYRDAPLHALGAAADAVRRRKYAGTEHIATYIIERNINYTNVCVTACKFCAFYAAPKDTAKGWTRDLDDILRRCAETVELGGTQIMFQGGHHPDYGVEYYEKHFSAIKENFPQLVIHSLGASEVEHMARISKVGVEEAITRIHQAGLDSFAGAGAELLPARPRKAIAPLKESGERWLEIMEIAHGLGVESTSTMLMGTGETNAERIEHMRMIRDVQDRTGGFRAFIPYTYQPENNHLKGRTQATLFEYVRMIAVARLFLDNVRHIQGSWLTTGKEAGQLTLHYGADDLGSVMLEENVVSSAGAKHRSNLVELLTLIRGAGRVPAQRSTTYEHLKVNDDPANDPVDERVVSHISSTAIAGGTAHPELKLISAN; from the coding sequence ATGCCCCGACCTACCCCGTCCCCGTTGCAGTCCGTCCTCGACCGTGCCGCCGAAGGCGGGCGCATCACCCCGGAAGAGGCCCTCGACCTCTACCGTGACGCTCCGCTGCACGCGCTGGGCGCCGCCGCCGACGCCGTACGCCGCCGCAAGTACGCCGGTACCGAGCACATCGCGACGTACATCATCGAGCGGAACATCAACTACACCAACGTGTGCGTCACGGCGTGCAAGTTCTGCGCCTTCTACGCCGCGCCGAAGGACACCGCCAAGGGCTGGACCCGCGACCTCGACGACATCCTGCGCCGCTGCGCGGAGACCGTCGAACTCGGCGGCACCCAGATCATGTTCCAGGGCGGCCACCACCCCGACTACGGCGTCGAGTACTACGAGAAGCACTTCTCCGCGATCAAGGAGAACTTCCCCCAGCTGGTCATCCACTCGCTGGGCGCCTCCGAGGTCGAGCACATGGCCCGGATCTCCAAGGTCGGCGTGGAGGAGGCCATCACCCGCATCCACCAGGCGGGCCTGGACTCCTTCGCGGGCGCCGGCGCCGAACTGCTGCCCGCCCGCCCGCGCAAGGCCATCGCCCCGCTCAAGGAGTCCGGCGAACGCTGGCTGGAGATCATGGAGATCGCGCACGGCCTGGGCGTCGAATCCACCTCCACCATGCTCATGGGCACCGGCGAGACCAACGCCGAGCGCATCGAGCACATGCGCATGATCCGCGACGTACAGGACCGCACCGGCGGTTTCCGCGCCTTCATCCCGTACACCTACCAGCCCGAGAACAACCACCTCAAGGGCCGCACGCAGGCCACACTCTTCGAGTACGTACGGATGATCGCCGTCGCGCGCCTGTTCCTCGACAACGTCCGTCACATCCAGGGCTCCTGGCTGACCACCGGCAAGGAGGCGGGCCAGCTGACCCTGCACTACGGCGCGGACGACCTCGGCTCGGTGATGCTGGAGGAGAACGTCGTCTCCTCGGCCGGCGCCAAGCACCGCTCCAACCTGGTGGAGCTGCTCACGCTGATCCGCGGTGCCGGGCGGGTGCCCGCGCAGCGCTCCACGACGTACGAGCACCTCAAGGTCAACGACGACCCGGCGAACGACCCGGTCGACGAGCGGGTCGTCTCCCACATCTCGTCCACCGCGATCGCGGGCGGCACCGCCCACCCCGAGCTGAAGCTGATCTCCGCGAACTGA
- a CDS encoding ABC transporter permease has protein sequence MTVAWAVQSRDGDALRPASAAKAIHDVVVITRRNMIRMIRIPEVLVLSLVQPIVFVLLFAYLFAGSFALPGAGGPEAYREYMMPGFFAQTIAFATASNSSVGMANDLKSGMVDRFRSLPMARSALLTGRAVADLVQNSAVIVVMVGCALIVGWRIHHGFLHAAAAFGLLLLLGYALSWVGVLIGLSVRAPEAAATGNFLWLFPLTFLSNAFVAPSTLPAPLRFAAEWNPLTATVQAARDLFGNPGLHATTGWPAEHAVVVSVGWSVVIALVCRTLAVRRYRSSAA, from the coding sequence ATGACCGTGGCATGGGCGGTACAGTCCCGCGACGGGGACGCCCTGCGCCCCGCGTCCGCGGCGAAGGCGATCCACGACGTGGTCGTGATCACCCGGCGCAACATGATCAGGATGATCCGCATCCCCGAGGTGCTGGTCCTCAGCCTCGTGCAGCCGATCGTGTTCGTCCTGCTCTTCGCCTACCTCTTCGCGGGCTCCTTCGCGCTGCCCGGCGCGGGCGGCCCGGAGGCCTACCGCGAGTACATGATGCCCGGCTTCTTCGCGCAGACCATCGCCTTCGCGACCGCCAGCAACAGCAGCGTGGGCATGGCCAACGACCTCAAGAGCGGCATGGTCGACCGGTTCCGCTCACTGCCCATGGCCCGCAGCGCGCTGCTGACCGGCCGCGCGGTGGCCGACCTGGTGCAGAACTCCGCCGTGATCGTGGTGATGGTGGGCTGCGCCCTGATCGTCGGCTGGCGCATCCACCACGGATTCCTGCACGCGGCCGCGGCGTTCGGGCTGCTGCTCCTGCTCGGCTACGCCCTGTCGTGGGTGGGTGTGCTCATCGGTCTGTCGGTCCGCGCGCCGGAGGCCGCCGCGACCGGCAACTTCCTGTGGCTGTTCCCGCTGACCTTCCTGTCCAACGCGTTCGTCGCACCGTCCACGCTCCCGGCCCCGCTGCGTTTCGCGGCGGAGTGGAACCCGCTCACGGCCACCGTCCAGGCGGCCCGTGACCTGTTCGGCAACCCGGGGCTGCACGCGACGACGGGCTGGCCCGCCGAGCACGCCGTGGTGGTGTCCGTGGGCTGGTCGGTCGTCATCGCCCTGGTGTGCCGGACGCTCGCGGTGCGCCGCTACCGCTCGTCCGCCGCCTGA